One Lemur catta isolate mLemCat1 chromosome 15, mLemCat1.pri, whole genome shotgun sequence genomic window carries:
- the PRR15L gene encoding proline-rich protein 15-like protein isoform X1 has translation MWELLPGQRAESPTFGSGSAMTEVGWWKLTFLRKKKSTPKVLYEIPDSYAQTEGGTEPSGPDPGSPNSDFNTRLGKIVDKGTKGKHVKVSNSGRFKEKSKVRPTLAENPSLFDGREDKGQ, from the exons ATGTGGGAGCTGCTTCCCGGACAAAGAG caGAAAGCCCCACCTTCGGCTCAGGGAGCGCCATGACTGAAGTTGGTTGGTGGAAGCTGACCTTCCTCCGGAAAAAGAAATCCACTCCCAAGGTGCTGTATGAGATCCCTGACAGCTATGCCCAAACGGAGGGAGGTACAGAACCCTCAGGGCCGGACCCCGGGAGCCCCAACAGCGACTTTAACACCCGCCTGGGGAAGATTGTGGACAAGGGCACAAAAGGCAAGCACGTCAAAGTCTCCAATTCAGGCCGCTTCAAGGAGAAGAGTAAAGTTCGACCCACACTGGCGGAGAACCCCAGCCTCTTTGATGGCCGGGAGGACAAAGGACAGTGA
- the PRR15L gene encoding proline-rich protein 15-like protein isoform X2, translated as MWELLPGQRESPTFGSGSAMTEVGWWKLTFLRKKKSTPKVLYEIPDSYAQTEGGTEPSGPDPGSPNSDFNTRLGKIVDKGTKGKHVKVSNSGRFKEKSKVRPTLAENPSLFDGREDKGQ; from the exons ATGTGGGAGCTGCTTCCCGGACAAAGAG AAAGCCCCACCTTCGGCTCAGGGAGCGCCATGACTGAAGTTGGTTGGTGGAAGCTGACCTTCCTCCGGAAAAAGAAATCCACTCCCAAGGTGCTGTATGAGATCCCTGACAGCTATGCCCAAACGGAGGGAGGTACAGAACCCTCAGGGCCGGACCCCGGGAGCCCCAACAGCGACTTTAACACCCGCCTGGGGAAGATTGTGGACAAGGGCACAAAAGGCAAGCACGTCAAAGTCTCCAATTCAGGCCGCTTCAAGGAGAAGAGTAAAGTTCGACCCACACTGGCGGAGAACCCCAGCCTCTTTGATGGCCGGGAGGACAAAGGACAGTGA